A single genomic interval of Sceloporus undulatus isolate JIND9_A2432 ecotype Alabama chromosome 2, SceUnd_v1.1, whole genome shotgun sequence harbors:
- the TADA3 gene encoding transcriptional adapter 3 produces MSELKDCPLQFHDFKSVDHLKVCPRYTAVLARSEDDGIGIEELDTLQLELETLLSSASRRLRVLETETQILTDWQDKKGDRRFLKLGKEHEVGTPIKHGKPKKQKLEGKGGHSTGQGPGRPKSKNLQPKIQEYEFPDDPIDVPRVPKNDAPNRFWASVEPYCADLTNEEVRTLEELLKPPEDEAEHYKIPPLGKHYSQRWAQEDMLEEQKDGARAAAAADKKKGILGPLTELDTKDVDALLKKSESQHEQPEDGCPFGPLTQRLLQALVEENIISPVEDSPIPEIAGKDSATDGASTSPRSQNKPFSVPHTKSLEGRIKEELIAQGLLESEDRPAEDSEDEVLAELRKRQAELKALSTHNRTKKVELLRLAKEEMHRQELRQRVRMADNEVMDAFRKIMAARQKKRTPTKKEKDQAWKSLKERESILKLLDG; encoded by the exons ATGTCTGAGCTCAAAGACTGCCCCCTTCAGTTCCATGACTTTAAGTCCGTGGACCATCTCAAAGTGTGCCCCCGCTACACGGCTGTCTTGGCCCGTTCTGAAGACGATGGCATCGGCATTGAAGAGCTGGACACCCTGCAGCTGGAGCTCGAGACGCTGCTGTCCTCTGCGAGCCGCCGGCTTCGAGTGCTGGAGACGGAGACACAG atccTGACAGACTGGCAAGACAAGAAAGGGGACAGGCGATTTTTGAAGCTGGGCAAGGAGCATGAGGTGGGCACACCTATCAAACATGGAAAACCCAAAAAGCAGAAGCTAGAAGGGAAAGGAGGCCACAGCACAGGACAGGGCCCTGGACGGCCCAAATCCAAGAACCTACAACCTAAAATCCAAGAGTATGAATTCCCAGATGACCCAATTGATGTGCCTCGTGTTCCCAAAAATGATGCACCTAATAG ATTCTGGGCCTCAGTGGAGCCATATTGTGCTGACCTTACCAATGAAGAGGTGCGTACCTTAGAAGAGCTCCTCAAGCCTCCTGAAGATGAAGCTGAACACTACAAG ATCCCACCTCTGGGGAAGCATTACTCTCAGCGTTGGGCCCAGGAAGACATGCTAGAAGAACAGAAGGATGGGGCTcgggctgcagctgctgctgacAAGAAAAAGGGCATCTTGGGACCACTGACTGAACTGGACACTAAAG atgttgatgCTTTGCTGAAGAAGTCGGAATCCCAGCATGAACAGCCTGAGGATGGCTGCCCCTTTGGACCTCTGACCCAACGCCTCTTACAAGCATTGGTAGAA GAGAATATCATCTCCCCTGTTGAAGATTCCCCTATTCCTGAAATAGCTGGGAAGGATTCTGCAACTGATGGTGCTAGTACTTCCCCCCGTAGCCAGAACAAGCCCTTTAG TGTACCCCACACGAAATCTCTGGAAGGCCGCATCAAAGAAGAGCTGATAGCCCAAGGTCTGTTGGAGTCAGAGGACCGACCTgcagaggactcagaggatgaagTATTAGCTGAGCTGCGAAAGAGGCAGGCTGAACTCAAAGCCCTGAGCACACACAATCGAACCAAAAAAGTTGAGCTCCTCAG GTTGGCCAAGGAGGAGATGCATCGACAGGAGCTGCGGCAGCGCGTGCGCATGGCAGACAATGAAGTCATGGATGCCTTCCGCAAGATAATGGCAGCACGCCAGAAGAAGCGCACCCCAACCAAGAAGGAGAAAGACCAGGCCTGGAAGAGCCTCAAGGAACGTGAAAGCATCCTGAAACTACTAGATGGTTAA